One stretch of Acidimicrobiales bacterium DNA includes these proteins:
- a CDS encoding MBL fold metallo-hydrolase, translating to MTDTTHRDTPDRLYFRQLLSGRDFATEDPMARQMVNFVYLIGDLETGEAVVVDPAYDVDGILDVLAADDMRCTGALATHYHPDHVGGSMMGLDIIGAAELLERTSVPIHAQRDEAGFIAEVTGLGDGEIVGHDSGDVVTVGAIDIELIHTPGHTPGSQCFLVDGRLVAGDTLFLEGCGRTDLPGGDPAALYHSLHHRLAKVPDDAVLYPGHLYSPQPSAPMGDTRRDNFVFMPRSEEQWLAMFGR from the coding sequence ATGACCGACACCACCCACCGCGACACTCCCGACCGCCTCTACTTCCGCCAACTCCTGTCCGGCCGGGACTTCGCCACCGAGGATCCGATGGCCCGCCAGATGGTCAACTTCGTCTACCTCATCGGTGATCTGGAGACCGGCGAGGCCGTGGTGGTCGACCCGGCGTACGACGTCGACGGCATTCTTGATGTCCTTGCGGCCGATGACATGCGTTGCACCGGTGCGCTAGCCACCCACTACCACCCGGACCACGTGGGTGGTTCCATGATGGGCTTAGACATCATCGGGGCCGCCGAACTACTGGAACGAACCTCGGTTCCAATTCACGCCCAGCGTGACGAGGCTGGATTCATCGCCGAGGTGACCGGTCTGGGCGACGGTGAGATCGTCGGACACGACAGTGGTGACGTGGTCACCGTGGGAGCCATCGACATCGAGCTGATCCACACGCCGGGCCACACGCCGGGCAGCCAGTGCTTCTTGGTTGACGGCCGACTGGTGGCCGGCGACACCCTGTTCCTCGAGGGCTGCGGGCGGACCGACCTCCCCGGCGGCGACCCCGCGGCGCTGTACCACAGCCTCCATCACCGTCTAGCCAAGGTGCCCGACGACGCCGTGCTCTACCCCGGTCACCTCTACTCGCCGCAACCATCGGCCCCTATGGGCGACACCCGGCGAGACAACTTCGTATTCATGCCCCGTTCCGAGGAGCAGTGGCTGGCCATGTTCGGCCGCTGA
- the pheA gene encoding prephenate dehydratase, with protein MDDLAPPDLSRLAYLGPAGTFTEQALFTQGDLTGLDLRPAPSIPDVFRQVVAGEADLGFAAIENSIEGSVNVTQDTLAFDVDLLIQREVVISIQLNLMVAPGTTLADVDRVCSYPHAIAQCRGWLSEHLPNAEVQASNSTADAARLLAATPDGHTAAIAPGRAAEAYGLEVLAADIEDHPENQTRFVLVAPDGIPASTGHDKTSLVVFQRADRPGSLLGILQEFAARSINLTRLESRPTKRGLGDYCFLMDLEGHVADELVADCLRNLQMKHGEVKFLGSYPAAGTNGAQVRAEATVASRSADDWLTDLRGRIRS; from the coding sequence GTGGACGATCTCGCACCCCCGGACCTTTCGAGGCTTGCCTATCTTGGCCCCGCCGGCACCTTCACCGAGCAAGCTCTGTTCACTCAGGGCGACCTGACGGGCCTTGACCTGCGTCCTGCACCGTCGATTCCTGACGTGTTCCGCCAGGTGGTGGCCGGCGAGGCGGACCTCGGTTTCGCGGCGATCGAGAACTCCATCGAGGGCAGTGTCAACGTCACCCAGGACACTCTGGCCTTCGACGTCGACCTGCTGATCCAACGTGAGGTTGTGATCTCCATCCAGTTGAACCTGATGGTGGCTCCCGGCACCACCTTGGCCGATGTCGACCGGGTGTGTTCGTACCCGCATGCCATTGCCCAGTGCCGTGGATGGCTGTCCGAACACCTCCCGAACGCTGAAGTCCAGGCCTCCAACTCCACGGCCGATGCGGCGCGCCTGCTGGCCGCCACACCCGACGGCCACACCGCGGCCATTGCCCCAGGTCGGGCCGCCGAGGCCTACGGGCTTGAGGTGCTGGCCGCCGACATCGAGGACCATCCGGAGAACCAGACACGGTTCGTACTGGTAGCCCCCGACGGCATCCCGGCTTCTACCGGTCATGACAAGACCTCGTTGGTCGTCTTCCAGCGGGCCGACCGACCGGGATCGCTGCTGGGGATTCTTCAGGAGTTCGCCGCCCGTTCGATCAACCTGACTCGCCTGGAGTCGCGCCCCACCAAGCGAGGGCTCGGTGACTACTGCTTTTTGATGGACCTTGAAGGTCATGTGGCAGACGAGTTGGTGGCCGACTGCCTCCGAAATCTGCAGATGAAGCACGGAGAGGTCAAGTTCCTCGGGTCGTACCCGGCGGCGGGCACCAATGGAGCGCAGGTCCGGGCCGAGGCCACCGTGGCCTCCCGCTCGGCTGACGACTGGTTGACCGACCTACGGGGTCGCATCCGCTCCTGA
- a CDS encoding enoyl-CoA hydratase/isomerase family protein, which translates to MTDRVQLEIDGSIATITNNNVHKHNAFDDEMDARLFEILGELAGRPEVRAVIWRGEGRSWSSGRDVSAIGTNRTELAHHELMVRGHRGIQQLWDIDAPVIVAIQGWAIGGMFQRALLCDIRIAAADARFMLPELGHGVIPDTGGMGVLYEMCGHGLVSDMVLTGRQLSAEEALHHGIVSRVVSPETLEATAREMAEQIVAAPAVGVKLARRVIAHLARPQQRTSMDDELIYQTFLNRSDDFAEFRAARDENREPRYRGC; encoded by the coding sequence GTGACTGACCGGGTTCAGCTAGAGATCGATGGATCGATCGCCACGATCACGAACAACAACGTCCACAAGCACAACGCCTTCGACGACGAGATGGACGCTCGGCTGTTCGAGATCCTCGGCGAACTCGCGGGCCGTCCTGAGGTACGGGCCGTCATCTGGCGGGGCGAGGGCCGGTCGTGGTCTTCAGGCCGGGATGTTTCGGCCATAGGAACGAACCGGACCGAACTCGCCCACCACGAGTTGATGGTGCGAGGACATCGGGGTATCCAGCAACTGTGGGACATCGACGCTCCGGTCATCGTCGCCATCCAGGGGTGGGCGATCGGGGGGATGTTCCAACGGGCCCTGCTATGTGACATTCGGATCGCCGCCGCCGACGCCCGTTTCATGCTTCCGGAGTTGGGCCACGGCGTGATCCCCGACACCGGAGGCATGGGAGTCCTATATGAGATGTGCGGCCATGGCCTGGTCAGCGACATGGTCCTAACTGGCCGACAGCTCTCAGCCGAGGAGGCACTCCACCACGGGATTGTGTCCCGGGTCGTGTCACCGGAAACCCTGGAGGCCACGGCACGGGAGATGGCCGAGCAGATAGTCGCCGCGCCGGCTGTTGGCGTGAAACTCGCCCGACGGGTCATAGCCCACCTAGCAAGACCCCAGCAACGAACCTCCATGGACGACGAGTTGATCTACCAGACGTTCCTTAACCGCAGCGACGATTTCGCGGAGTTCCGTGCGGCCCGCGACGAGAACCGGGAACCCCGGTACCGGGGGTGCTGA
- a CDS encoding SDR family oxidoreductase: MLIVTDLSDPGLPAPPPLGASALPAGTFDGEAVFITGAGTGLGKAIAVEFARLGASIVVASRKLEHLDAGAAAIQEVGADVITAQCDIRDAEEVAAAFDTATDAFGLPGVLVNNAAANFPSPAEELSPNAWRTVVDITLNGTFLCAREFARRHLAAGSPASIINVGASYAWTGGPGFAHSAAAKAGVKNLVETLAVEWGPAGIRVNGLVPGLFPHEDMTNDIRGNLDRTHDKDHCQPALRVGERQELGWAATFLASPYARFISGHTLVVDGANWQRRTLTNPPVVPIRDQLGLGPFENTDQVG; this comes from the coding sequence GTGCTGATTGTGACGGACCTCTCCGACCCAGGGTTGCCGGCGCCCCCACCATTGGGCGCCAGCGCCCTGCCCGCTGGGACCTTCGACGGCGAGGCGGTGTTCATCACCGGGGCTGGTACAGGCCTCGGCAAAGCAATCGCCGTTGAGTTCGCTCGGCTGGGCGCCTCGATCGTGGTCGCTAGCCGGAAGCTCGAACACCTTGATGCAGGTGCGGCGGCCATCCAGGAGGTCGGTGCTGACGTGATCACCGCCCAGTGCGACATCCGTGACGCCGAGGAGGTCGCCGCGGCGTTCGATACCGCCACCGATGCCTTCGGGCTACCCGGCGTCCTCGTCAACAACGCGGCGGCTAACTTCCCGTCGCCCGCCGAGGAGTTGTCGCCCAATGCTTGGCGCACCGTGGTCGACATCACCCTCAACGGAACATTCCTGTGCGCCCGAGAGTTCGCCCGGCGACACCTCGCGGCCGGCAGCCCGGCATCGATCATCAACGTGGGCGCCTCGTACGCCTGGACCGGCGGTCCGGGCTTCGCTCACTCGGCAGCCGCCAAGGCGGGCGTCAAGAATCTCGTCGAGACCCTTGCTGTGGAGTGGGGGCCGGCCGGCATCCGGGTCAACGGTCTCGTACCCGGCCTGTTCCCCCATGAGGACATGACCAACGACATCCGGGGCAACCTTGACCGGACGCACGACAAGGATCACTGTCAGCCCGCCCTCCGGGTGGGGGAGCGTCAGGAACTGGGCTGGGCGGCCACTTTCCTGGCCTCGCCGTACGCCCGGTTCATCTCTGGACACACTCTGGTCGTCGACGGTGCGAACTGGCAGCGGCGTACTCTGACTAACCCTCCGGTCGTACCGATCCGTGACCAGTTGGGGCTCGGGCCTTTCGAGAACACCGACCAGGTCGGTTAG
- the larC gene encoding nickel pincer cofactor biosynthesis protein LarC codes for MAWFQPFAGIAGDMALGALIDAGADVDEVRALVRQLPIEGWALTAEPTLRGGIAAIDVRVEADDDATHRHASSILAMVDAADFPDRMARRVRDTFEALAAVEGRLHGIPPADVHFHEVGAIDSIVDVVGTCAALEVLDVDEVQSGSVATGTGTVESAHGTIPIPAPATIALLAGAPTHGTDLAAELTTPTGAALLAAMVTTWGPMPALVVEATGYGAGDRDLDGRPNVTQVVVGTLDRTGEATGGGPGRASGQPMVTLEVNVDDATGETLAHALARCLEAGARDAWVTPIVMKKGRPAHVVSALCDPSAVAVVAEVLTSETGSLGVRAHTVQRWSAARTMDEVVVDGHPIEVKVTAGRAKAEHDDAARVAAVTGRPLREVLALAEAAWRAADSDPSEPAS; via the coding sequence GTGGCGTGGTTCCAGCCGTTTGCCGGTATCGCGGGGGATATGGCCCTCGGCGCCCTGATCGATGCGGGCGCCGACGTCGACGAGGTCCGGGCGTTAGTGAGACAGCTTCCGATTGAAGGTTGGGCGCTGACCGCCGAGCCGACCCTGCGTGGTGGGATCGCGGCGATCGACGTACGGGTAGAGGCCGACGATGACGCCACCCACCGACACGCGTCCTCGATTTTGGCCATGGTTGACGCTGCCGACTTCCCGGATCGCATGGCCCGACGGGTGCGCGACACCTTCGAGGCGCTGGCCGCCGTCGAGGGTCGCCTTCATGGGATTCCGCCGGCCGACGTGCACTTTCACGAGGTGGGTGCCATCGACAGCATCGTGGACGTGGTCGGCACGTGTGCCGCCCTCGAGGTGCTCGACGTCGACGAGGTCCAGTCGGGCAGTGTGGCCACGGGAACGGGAACGGTCGAATCGGCCCACGGCACGATCCCTATTCCCGCACCGGCCACCATCGCCCTGTTGGCTGGAGCCCCCACCCACGGCACCGACCTGGCCGCCGAGTTGACCACCCCGACAGGCGCCGCCCTATTGGCCGCCATGGTCACCACCTGGGGTCCGATGCCGGCACTGGTCGTCGAGGCCACCGGTTACGGGGCGGGCGACCGGGACCTTGACGGACGACCCAACGTCACTCAGGTTGTGGTGGGCACCCTCGATCGGACGGGGGAAGCTACCGGCGGGGGTCCCGGCCGGGCCTCGGGTCAGCCGATGGTCACCCTCGAGGTGAACGTGGACGATGCCACAGGCGAAACCCTCGCCCATGCCCTGGCCCGGTGCCTAGAGGCGGGAGCCCGTGATGCCTGGGTCACGCCCATCGTGATGAAGAAGGGCCGCCCGGCCCACGTGGTGAGCGCCTTGTGTGATCCGTCCGCAGTAGCCGTGGTCGCCGAGGTGTTGACGTCTGAGACGGGATCGCTCGGCGTACGGGCCCACACCGTCCAACGGTGGTCGGCAGCTCGGACCATGGACGAAGTAGTGGTCGACGGACATCCGATCGAGGTCAAGGTCACCGCCGGTCGGGCCAAGGCCGAACACGATGATGCAGCCCGCGTGGCCGCGGTAACCGGTCGTCCGCTCCGTGAAGTTCTGGCTCTAGCCGAGGCTGCCTGGCGGGCCGCCGACTCAGACCCGTCCGAACCGGCCTCCTAG
- the larB gene encoding nickel pincer cofactor biosynthesis protein LarB produces the protein MDPDARHQLPLYDLPLSELMAGVAEGTISPDDAVRRLSRLPFVDVGVARIDHHRALRQGLPEAVYAPGKSAEDVAIVVSELLDHGTGPVVLSRADKVQTAAALGVDASGTVLGHTVVWRRAVDRGDRVLVVTAGTADAPVADECAAVLWAHGIDADRLSDVGVSGIHRLLADIDRIHKADAVVVVAGMEGALASVVGGLTDGPVVAVPTSVGYGSSLEGVTALLGMLASCASGLTVVGIDNGFGAACALLRALGPVPGWPAGDIPATEDLE, from the coding sequence GTGGATCCCGACGCCCGGCACCAATTGCCTCTGTACGACTTGCCCTTGTCCGAATTGATGGCCGGCGTGGCGGAGGGGACGATCTCGCCAGATGACGCTGTAAGACGCCTGAGTCGACTGCCCTTTGTCGATGTAGGCGTAGCCCGGATCGACCACCACCGTGCTCTCCGGCAGGGACTCCCCGAGGCGGTGTACGCCCCCGGCAAGTCCGCCGAGGACGTGGCCATCGTGGTCAGCGAACTGCTGGACCACGGGACCGGCCCGGTGGTGCTCTCACGGGCCGACAAGGTGCAGACCGCCGCCGCGCTAGGCGTCGACGCGTCGGGAACCGTGTTGGGCCACACCGTGGTATGGCGACGGGCCGTCGATCGTGGGGACCGGGTGCTGGTGGTCACGGCCGGCACGGCCGATGCGCCGGTAGCCGACGAGTGCGCGGCGGTCCTGTGGGCCCACGGAATCGATGCCGACCGGTTATCCGACGTCGGTGTTTCGGGCATCCATCGTCTGCTGGCCGACATTGACCGCATTCACAAGGCCGACGCCGTAGTCGTGGTGGCCGGCATGGAGGGGGCGTTGGCCAGCGTGGTTGGTGGCCTCACCGATGGCCCGGTGGTCGCCGTACCGACCAGCGTGGGGTACGGCTCGTCACTGGAGGGGGTCACGGCGCTTCTGGGAATGCTGGCCTCGTGCGCCTCTGGGCTGACCGTGGTGGGCATCGACAACGGATTCGGCGCAGCGTGTGCCCTGCTACGCGCATTAGGACCGGTTCCCGGATGGCCGGCGGGCGACATCCCTGCGACGGAAGACCTCGAATGA
- a CDS encoding DUF1214 domain-containing protein, with the protein MTDWHGFCDRLRDLGDGIVDMPGVDTEQDVVNGQRHLLGLLAGALQESIEFSDREVPSIYRHNSDTGQWGAPSPDNTYWRAKIEPSGTYRLDGKVPSGRPFLVQLPEGEMHLGQYGSHGEITSEELSIAADGSFELIISAEPHDGDWLRIDGEADHVSIREYFLDWNVEPGWFVIERLDRIDTFPTPPTPAAFFSQLDRAITWTEKAFTFWPDWIQSLRLGSPLNEATAPHSVPGSADNIAYGGIQFELGPDEALVIDLETPDAKYWSFALYDLLWYESPMFGQRQTSLNKEQVETSDGMCRIVVAHQDPGWPNWLDTTGLQRGSVAYRYVWAETKPTPVAEVVQFAEIRVNGDPQHRIEQLTNRRSATQRRFR; encoded by the coding sequence ATGACCGACTGGCATGGGTTTTGTGATCGTCTTCGCGACCTAGGCGACGGCATTGTCGACATGCCGGGCGTGGATACCGAGCAGGATGTCGTCAACGGCCAGCGGCACCTGCTTGGGCTCTTGGCGGGTGCACTGCAGGAATCAATCGAGTTCTCCGACCGGGAAGTGCCATCGATCTATCGTCACAACTCGGACACCGGCCAGTGGGGGGCTCCGAGTCCCGACAACACGTACTGGCGGGCAAAGATTGAACCATCGGGCACCTACCGGCTTGATGGGAAGGTTCCTAGTGGGCGCCCGTTTCTGGTCCAGCTCCCCGAGGGAGAAATGCACCTCGGACAGTATGGATCGCATGGAGAGATCACCTCGGAGGAACTCTCAATCGCGGCCGACGGCTCTTTTGAACTGATCATCAGCGCCGAGCCCCATGACGGGGACTGGCTACGGATCGACGGCGAGGCAGACCACGTTTCCATACGGGAGTACTTCCTTGACTGGAACGTGGAGCCCGGCTGGTTTGTGATCGAACGACTCGACCGGATCGACACATTTCCAACGCCACCAACCCCGGCAGCATTTTTCAGCCAACTCGACCGGGCCATCACCTGGACGGAGAAAGCATTCACGTTCTGGCCGGACTGGATCCAAAGCCTCCGTCTCGGTTCTCCGCTTAACGAGGCGACCGCTCCACACTCCGTACCCGGAAGTGCCGACAATATTGCTTACGGCGGCATCCAGTTCGAACTTGGCCCCGACGAGGCACTCGTTATCGACCTCGAAACACCTGACGCGAAATACTGGTCGTTCGCCCTGTACGACCTCCTTTGGTACGAGTCACCAATGTTCGGCCAGCGCCAGACAAGCCTCAACAAGGAGCAAGTCGAAACGTCCGACGGCATGTGCCGGATCGTCGTCGCCCACCAGGATCCAGGCTGGCCGAACTGGCTCGACACCACCGGGCTCCAGCGTGGTTCCGTGGCCTATCGGTACGTCTGGGCGGAAACGAAACCGACACCGGTGGCGGAGGTCGTTCAATTCGCCGAAATTCGCGTCAACGGGGATCCCCAACATCGGATCGAACAACTCACCAACCGACGGTCGGCCACCCAGCGACGGTTCCGATAA